The proteins below are encoded in one region of Engraulis encrasicolus isolate BLACKSEA-1 chromosome 1, IST_EnEncr_1.0, whole genome shotgun sequence:
- the LOC134456975 gene encoding frizzled-1-like: protein MKLLQCVFTGLLFAASVEGRIAKSDTSSGTCEAITVPLCNNLPYNQTVMPNILGHRTQEEAGLEVHQFYPLVKVQCSPALKPFLCSVYAPECDAGKARAPCKTRCEEARGGCETLMNKFGFTWPESLNCDKFSLQACDDDDDFQYICIK from the exons ATGAAGCTCCTGCAGTGCGTGTTTACTGGACTTCTGTTTGCAGCCTCA GTGGAGGGGAGAATAGCTAAGTCTGACACATCCAGTGGAACATGTGAGGCGATTACTGTCCCTTTATGCAACAACCTGCCTTACAACCAAACGGTCATGCCAAACATTTTGGGCCACAGGACCCAAGAGGAGGCTGGTTTGGAGGTGCACCAGTTCTACCCGCTAGTGAAGGTCCAGTGCTCTCCGGCCTTGAAGCCTTTCCTCTGCTCAGTGTACGCCCCGGAGTGCGATGCTGGAAAAGCCCGAGCACCGTGCAAGACGAGATGTGAAGAGGCGAGAGGAGGCTGCGAGACACTGATGAATAAGTTTGGCTTTACCTGGCCTGAGTCCCTGAATTGTGACAAATTCAGTCTACAGGCCTGTGATGACGACGACGACTTTCAATAT atatgtataaagtag